Proteins from a genomic interval of Cucumis melo cultivar AY chromosome 7, USDA_Cmelo_AY_1.0, whole genome shotgun sequence:
- the LOC127150238 gene encoding nucleobase-ascorbate transporter 6-like, with protein sequence MFGSVTGTCASVENAGLLALTRVGSRRVIQISAGFMIFFSVFGKFGALFASIPLPIIAALYCVFFGYVCTYSHLSNHM encoded by the exons ATGTTTGGTTCTGTCACTGGCACTTGTGCATCTGT GGAAAATGCTGGTCTATTAGCTTTAACAAGAGTTGGTAGCAGAAGGGTCATCCAAATATCAGCTGGCTTCATgattttcttctctgtatttg GGAAATTTGGAGCACTTTTTGCCTCAATTCCTCTTCCAATTATTGCTGCCTTGTATTGTGTCTTTTTCGGCTATGTCTGTACGTACTCCCATCTCTCTAACCATATGTGA